A genomic region of Peptoniphilus sp. ING2-D1G contains the following coding sequences:
- a CDS encoding transposase (High confidence in function and specificity), translating into MLVVYGCLWHNYIMAYIIKRKNREGKEYVYLVEGYRDKDKVRQRTLKSYGQLEVLERNEPGAFERLRRQAKEGLLSEKIEKEINIPFQLDSPISNSLKNYGWMFLDDLLRLLKVEETLRVGCQGRRFKFDPTKILKLLVYQRILDPGSKTKARMNQDELFGDWKISSNDMDRALDVFAMCKDELLLTMHQQITQTIGRTATLVYYDVTNYYYETDLDDPDVLDEDGEIQEVGMRKRGPSKERRPNPIVQMGLFMDQNSIPISYELFPGNHTDPITYLPSAERVKKQFEIERLVSVADKAMNSKKNVLAIYERGDGWLFSQKHRGKRGAPKDIQEFILKPEGWEYNNRQTFAKKSTIRERNLGNGVVVKEKVLVTWSEAYAKREKIRRDGALAYAASLRDPERYRMTCKKGGKKYLEQYVVDKQTGERQVLHPFIGIDYELVDFDAQFDGINVLVTSELKMSDEEMMANYRQLYKIEECFRITKTELKTRPVYVTEKNHIEAHFLTCFIALVLLRIVQYLLDGEWSVSIIVDSLKSALTDELGQGYMKVYGNEDWLKILEKLKIDWKQQIVKLEKLKQFGRGWCTTKDWR; encoded by the coding sequence ATGCTTGTTGTATACGGTTGTTTGTGGCATAATTATATTATGGCATATATTATTAAACGAAAAAATAGAGAAGGAAAAGAATACGTCTATCTCGTAGAAGGATACCGGGACAAGGATAAAGTTCGTCAAAGAACGCTCAAAAGCTATGGCCAACTGGAGGTGTTGGAGCGTAATGAGCCTGGTGCATTTGAAAGATTAAGACGTCAAGCGAAAGAGGGACTTCTTTCAGAGAAAATTGAAAAAGAAATAAATATCCCATTTCAATTAGATTCTCCCATTTCGAATTCCCTCAAAAATTATGGATGGATGTTTTTAGATGATCTTCTTCGTCTTTTGAAAGTCGAAGAAACTCTAAGAGTTGGCTGTCAAGGTCGAAGGTTCAAGTTTGATCCAACCAAAATCTTGAAACTTCTGGTTTACCAGCGTATTTTAGATCCTGGAAGTAAAACCAAAGCACGTATGAACCAAGATGAACTTTTTGGGGATTGGAAAATATCTTCGAATGATATGGATAGAGCTTTAGATGTATTTGCCATGTGTAAAGATGAGCTGCTCCTTACCATGCATCAACAGATTACTCAAACCATAGGACGTACTGCTACGCTTGTATACTACGATGTCACCAACTACTACTATGAAACAGATCTTGATGATCCAGATGTACTGGATGAAGATGGAGAGATACAGGAAGTAGGAATGCGTAAGCGTGGTCCAAGTAAAGAACGAAGACCAAATCCTATTGTTCAAATGGGACTGTTCATGGATCAAAACTCCATCCCTATTTCATATGAACTGTTCCCTGGAAACCATACCGATCCGATTACCTATCTACCTTCAGCAGAACGAGTGAAAAAACAGTTTGAGATTGAAAGATTAGTCAGCGTAGCGGATAAGGCAATGAACAGTAAGAAAAACGTATTGGCGATTTACGAACGAGGAGATGGTTGGCTGTTCTCCCAAAAACATCGAGGCAAGCGAGGTGCACCTAAAGATATACAGGAGTTCATACTAAAACCAGAAGGTTGGGAATACAACAATCGACAAACCTTCGCAAAAAAGAGTACTATTCGAGAAAGAAACCTTGGAAATGGAGTTGTAGTGAAGGAGAAAGTTCTAGTTACTTGGAGTGAAGCCTATGCTAAACGAGAGAAAATCCGAAGAGATGGAGCACTTGCTTATGCAGCTTCTCTACGAGATCCAGAAAGATATCGTATGACTTGTAAAAAAGGCGGAAAGAAGTATCTTGAGCAATATGTAGTAGATAAACAAACTGGAGAGCGACAAGTATTGCATCCTTTCATAGGAATAGATTATGAATTGGTTGATTTTGATGCACAATTTGATGGAATCAACGTTCTGGTAACCAGCGAGTTAAAGATGAGTGATGAGGAAATGATGGCGAACTACCGTCAGCTCTACAAAATAGAAGAGTGCTTTAGAATCACAAAGACAGAACTTAAAACCCGACCGGTGTATGTAACAGAAAAAAATCATATTGAAGCACACTTTCTAACTTGCTTTATCGCATTGGTGCTCCTTCGAATCGTACAATATTTATTAGATGGAGAATGGAGTGTATCAATAATAGTTGATTCATTAAAAAGTGCGCTGACAGATGAATTGGGTCAAGGATACATGAAAGTATATGGTAATGAAGATTGGCTTAAAATACTAGAAAAACTAAAGATAGATTGGAAGCAACAGATTGTGAAGTTAGAGAAGTTGAAACAATTCGGGAGAGGTTGGTGTACAACAAAGGATTGGAGATAA
- the efp gene encoding Elongation factor P (Involved in peptide bond synthesis. Stimulates efficient translation and peptide-bond synthesis on native or reconstituted 70S ribosomes in vitro. Probably functions indirectly by altering the affinity of the ribosome for aminoacyl-tRNA, thus increasing their reactivity as acceptors for peptidyl transferase; High confidence in function and specificity) gives MISAGDLRKGVTFIYDNDVYEVIDFQHVKPGKGAAFVRTKIRSVLTGATKDTTFNPSEKFEKAVIETKEMQYLYNDGTLYYFMDNETFEQVPLEKDIVEEALNFMRENDMAQINFHQGKAFRVSPANFVELEVTQTEPGVKGDTSSGGSKPATVETGFTLNVPLFVNTGDIIRIDTRSGEYMSRA, from the coding sequence ATGATTTCAGCAGGTGATTTGAGAAAGGGCGTAACATTCATATATGACAATGACGTCTATGAAGTAATAGATTTTCAACACGTTAAGCCGGGAAAAGGAGCAGCCTTTGTAAGAACAAAAATAAGATCCGTTTTGACGGGAGCCACTAAAGACACTACCTTCAACCCTTCTGAAAAGTTTGAAAAAGCTGTAATTGAAACTAAAGAAATGCAATATTTGTACAATGACGGAACTTTGTATTATTTCATGGATAATGAGACTTTTGAGCAAGTACCGCTTGAAAAAGACATCGTGGAAGAAGCTTTGAATTTCATGAGAGAAAATGACATGGCTCAAATTAATTTTCACCAAGGTAAGGCATTTAGAGTTTCACCTGCAAATTTTGTTGAGCTTGAAGTTACACAAACAGAACCGGGAGTTAAGGGAGATACATCTTCCGGAGGTTCAAAACCCGCTACGGTTGAAACGGGATTTACACTTAATGTGCCGCTATTTGTCAATACCGGAGATATAATAAGGATTGACACCAGAAGTGGCGAATATATGTCCAGAGCATAG
- a CDS encoding Hypothetical protein (High confidence in function and specificity) has protein sequence MTENYLIETKSDGEVRISEDVIATIAVVAAESVEGVVDMQSNLKYSVTEMLGVKNLNKGVKVSIGEKEAVIDVFITVEYGKNIVEICKEVQVKIKEAVESMTDLEVVEANIHVSGIAVPDKEKARA, from the coding sequence ATGACTGAAAATTATCTTATAGAAACTAAAAGTGATGGAGAAGTTAGAATATCAGAAGATGTCATAGCTACTATTGCCGTAGTTGCTGCAGAGTCTGTAGAAGGCGTAGTGGATATGCAATCTAATTTAAAATATAGCGTTACGGAAATGTTAGGTGTAAAGAACTTAAACAAGGGAGTAAAAGTCAGCATCGGCGAAAAAGAAGCCGTAATAGACGTTTTTATAACAGTTGAATACGGAAAAAACATAGTTGAAATATGCAAAGAAGTGCAAGTGAAGATAAAGGAAGCGGTTGAAAGCATGACCGATCTTGAAGTTGTTGAAGCTAACATTCACGTCTCGGGCATAGCTGTTCCGGATAAAGAGAAAGCAAGGGCATAA
- a CDS encoding transcription antitermination factor NusB (The NusB protein is involved in the regulation of rRNA biosynthesis by transcriptional antitermination; High confidence in function and specificity), with protein MSRKKSRIGQMQVLFQMDVNNDFSLESLNRFLDNFQFSDSEMKYIAKTIPVILENLQTIDNTIVESLYSWSFNRLANVDRSILRVSVYELLYRDDIPSEVSINEAVEISKEFGSNESPKFINGILGSIYRNLHK; from the coding sequence ATGAGCAGGAAAAAATCTCGTATTGGACAAATGCAAGTTCTATTTCAAATGGATGTAAACAACGATTTTTCCCTTGAAAGTTTAAATCGTTTTTTGGACAATTTTCAATTCAGCGACTCCGAGATGAAATATATTGCAAAGACAATACCGGTTATTCTTGAAAATCTTCAAACCATTGACAATACCATAGTAGAAAGTCTGTACAGTTGGAGCTTTAATAGACTTGCCAATGTAGACAGGAGTATTTTGAGAGTATCTGTATATGAACTGTTATATAGAGATGATATTCCTTCAGAGGTATCGATAAATGAAGCTGTTGAAATATCCAAAGAATTCGGGTCAAATGAATCTCCCAAATTCATAAACGGCATATTGGGAAGCATTTACAGAAATTTGCACAAGTGA
- a CDS encoding exodeoxyribonuclease VII, large subunit (Bidirectionally degrades single-stranded DNA into large acid-insoluble oligonucleotides, which are then degraded further into small acid-soluble oligonucleotides; High confidence in function and specificity), giving the protein MKAIKVSELNKYIKKYIAMDYLLSDISVKGEISNLNKHSKGNIYLSLKDDKAKINAIIYSREASKINFELQNGDNVEAGGSISLYERDGSINMYIREIKKVGMGDLYEKYLALKDALYKEGLFSEEHKKPISYFPRKVGVITSPTGAAIADFINILQRRNKAVDILFYPSNVQGDFAASNLIEGLEYFEENPVDVVVIGRGGGSLEELFAFNDEKLARKIYELKIPVISAVGHEIDYVISDFVSDLRAPTPSAAAELVSMSNEDLNNSLFLIKNRMDHLLHNKINKNRRELSDKFNFLKYDLLSFINSNRVKLNYYKNLIDLKKTNFKKIRVTLEDSKTNLDYNIICKIKDFNEKLQSANQIKLKLIEKVKKEKTALKFCENALRAKNLRGTINLQKKDLYINKEKLGISMSNYLKEKNSELMQLKDSLDRLNPSKLISIRDENLNLVISAKKLKINGNIHIDFEDGTAEATVKDVKIRGEANGRKL; this is encoded by the coding sequence ATGAAAGCTATAAAAGTAAGTGAATTAAATAAATATATAAAAAAATATATAGCTATGGATTACTTGTTAAGCGACATCTCCGTAAAGGGTGAAATTTCAAACCTGAATAAGCACTCAAAGGGAAATATCTACCTGTCCCTAAAAGACGACAAAGCCAAGATAAATGCCATCATCTACTCCAGGGAAGCCTCAAAAATCAACTTTGAACTTCAAAACGGAGACAATGTGGAAGCGGGAGGTTCCATTTCCCTATACGAAAGAGACGGCTCAATAAACATGTACATCAGAGAAATAAAAAAAGTGGGCATGGGAGACCTTTACGAGAAATATCTGGCGCTCAAGGACGCCCTCTACAAGGAAGGGCTGTTTTCCGAAGAGCACAAAAAGCCGATATCCTATTTTCCGAGAAAAGTCGGGGTAATCACATCCCCAACCGGAGCTGCAATCGCAGACTTCATCAATATATTGCAAAGAAGAAATAAAGCTGTGGACATATTGTTCTATCCCTCCAATGTGCAAGGGGATTTTGCAGCTTCCAATCTCATAGAAGGGCTTGAGTATTTTGAAGAAAACCCTGTAGATGTGGTGGTGATCGGAAGAGGCGGAGGATCCTTGGAAGAGCTCTTTGCCTTTAACGACGAAAAACTCGCAAGGAAGATTTATGAATTGAAAATCCCTGTAATTTCAGCGGTAGGCCATGAAATAGACTATGTAATATCGGACTTTGTAAGCGATTTGCGAGCACCCACACCATCGGCTGCGGCGGAGCTTGTCTCAATGAGCAATGAGGATTTAAACAACTCTCTCTTTTTGATAAAAAATCGAATGGATCACCTGTTACACAATAAAATAAACAAAAACAGAAGAGAACTTTCCGATAAATTCAATTTTTTAAAATACGACTTGTTGAGTTTTATCAATTCAAACAGGGTGAAACTCAACTACTATAAAAATTTGATAGATTTAAAAAAGACGAATTTTAAAAAGATAAGAGTCACCTTGGAAGACTCAAAGACAAATTTGGATTACAATATAATCTGTAAAATAAAAGATTTCAATGAGAAACTTCAATCTGCAAATCAAATAAAGCTCAAATTAATTGAAAAAGTGAAGAAAGAAAAAACTGCATTGAAGTTTTGTGAAAATGCCTTAAGGGCGAAAAACCTTCGCGGAACTATAAATTTACAGAAAAAAGACTTGTATATAAATAAGGAAAAACTGGGAATTTCAATGTCCAACTACCTAAAAGAAAAAAATTCCGAGTTAATGCAATTAAAAGACTCCTTGGATAGATTAAATCCATCGAAACTTATAAGCATAAGAGATGAAAATCTAAATCTTGTAATTTCAGCAAAAAAACTTAAAATAAATGGAAACATTCACATAGATTTTGAAGACGGAACAGCTGAGGCTACTGTTAAAGATGTTAAAATAAGAGGTGAGGCAAATGGGCGAAAGTTATGA
- a CDS encoding Hypothetical protein (Family membership) produces MGESYESAFKKLEEIIKDLESEEISMEKSVEKYEEGLKLYEYCSKLLNEYEGRVKILMKEDSEILEQDFQGAENHD; encoded by the coding sequence ATGGGCGAAAGTTATGAAAGTGCTTTTAAAAAGTTGGAAGAGATAATCAAAGATTTGGAATCCGAAGAGATATCCATGGAAAAATCCGTTGAAAAATACGAAGAAGGACTAAAACTTTACGAATATTGTTCAAAACTTTTAAACGAATACGAAGGAAGGGTGAAAATCTTGATGAAAGAAGATTCCGAAATATTGGAACAAGATTTTCAAGGTGCAGAAAATCATGATTGA
- a CDS encoding geranyltranstransferase (A variety of isoprenoid compounds are synthesized by various organisms. For example in eukaryotes the isoprenoid biosynthetic pathway is responsible for the synthesis of a variety of end products including cholesterol, dolichol, ubiquinone or coenzyme Q. In bacteria this pathway leads to the synthesis of isopentenyl tRNA, isoprenoid quinones, and sugar carrier lipids. Among the enzymes that participate in that pathway, are a number of polyprenyl synthetase enzymes which catalyze a 1'4-condensation between 5 carbon isoprene units; High confidence in function and specificity), producing the protein MIENNNLISIIDNYLYSSFAVVDEYQKKVYDSMNYSLSSGGKRIRPILCILSYSDISDGADIEKVLPYAAAIEMIHTYSLIHDDLPAMDDDDLRRGKPTNHKVFSEAIAILAGDGLLNTAAELLSKNLESYEDPEELKRAIRAMRYIFNASGIHGLIGGQVMDLEQNKNMSVDLFENMYKLKTAALIRASIVSGAIVAGANEEELASLEEFGNCIGIAYQIKDDLIDCKQDEERDTMLKIISKEELIKRIEHLTDRGKEELKTIEHNTEKLQNYADFLMNRSF; encoded by the coding sequence ATGATTGAAAATAACAATTTAATTTCCATTATAGACAATTATTTATACAGCAGTTTTGCAGTTGTCGATGAATATCAAAAAAAAGTTTATGATTCAATGAATTATTCCCTGTCATCAGGAGGCAAGAGAATAAGACCCATACTTTGCATATTGAGCTACAGCGATATATCCGACGGAGCCGACATTGAAAAAGTGCTACCCTATGCTGCAGCCATTGAGATGATACATACCTATTCTCTTATTCATGACGACCTGCCCGCCATGGACGATGACGACTTAAGGAGAGGCAAACCCACAAATCACAAGGTATTTTCAGAAGCCATAGCCATACTTGCCGGAGATGGGCTTTTAAATACCGCCGCGGAATTGCTCTCAAAAAACCTCGAAAGCTATGAAGACCCGGAAGAACTCAAAAGGGCCATAAGAGCCATGAGATACATCTTTAACGCCTCCGGTATTCACGGCTTGATAGGAGGACAAGTCATGGATCTTGAACAAAATAAAAATATGTCCGTGGATTTATTCGAAAATATGTACAAATTAAAAACAGCCGCATTAATAAGAGCGTCCATAGTCAGTGGCGCAATTGTGGCGGGGGCAAATGAAGAAGAACTTGCATCTTTGGAAGAATTTGGAAATTGCATAGGAATTGCCTATCAGATAAAAGACGACTTAATAGATTGCAAGCAGGACGAAGAAAGAGACACGATGCTCAAAATCATCTCAAAGGAAGAGTTGATAAAAAGGATAGAACATTTGACCGACAGGGGAAAAGAAGAGCTTAAAACCATAGAACACAACACCGAAAAACTGCAAAACTATGCGGATTTCCTGATGAACAGGAGCTTTTAA
- the yqxC gene encoding putative rRNA methyltransferase (Predicted rRNA methylase [Translation, ribosomal structure and biogenesis]; High confidence in function and specificity) yields MSKIRADLLVLEQGFADSREKAKRLIMSGEVYLGTLRIDKPGQMLDSHEKLTVKPNSLKYVSRGGFKLEKAIDLYNIDLKGKICADIGASTGGFTHCMLLKGAKKVYAIDVGYNQLDYSLRMDQRVVSMEKTNIRNLDVELIEDRIDFVSVDVSFISLELVLPKAVEMVKDKGQIVSLIKPQFEAGKEHVGKNGIVRDTKVHEDVLNKIISLSKDLGLRIMGLTFSPIKGAKGNVEFLIYLEKSHSEDNNYNIKELISESSEM; encoded by the coding sequence TTGAGCAAGATAAGAGCAGACCTTTTGGTTTTGGAACAGGGATTTGCAGATTCAAGAGAAAAGGCGAAAAGATTGATAATGAGTGGAGAGGTATATCTGGGCACTCTTAGAATTGACAAACCCGGACAAATGCTTGACTCTCACGAAAAATTGACCGTAAAACCCAACTCTTTAAAATATGTCAGCAGGGGCGGATTCAAACTGGAAAAGGCAATTGATCTCTACAATATCGATTTAAAGGGGAAAATCTGCGCCGACATAGGAGCATCGACCGGTGGATTTACCCATTGCATGCTTTTAAAGGGAGCAAAAAAGGTATATGCCATAGATGTTGGGTATAATCAACTTGACTACTCTCTTAGAATGGATCAAAGAGTGGTCTCCATGGAAAAAACCAACATAAGAAATTTAGATGTGGAATTGATAGAAGATCGAATAGATTTCGTCTCCGTTGATGTCAGCTTTATTTCACTTGAACTGGTACTTCCCAAGGCTGTGGAGATGGTAAAGGACAAGGGACAAATAGTATCCCTCATAAAACCGCAATTCGAAGCCGGCAAAGAACACGTCGGCAAAAACGGAATAGTAAGAGATACGAAGGTACATGAAGATGTGCTGAATAAAATAATATCTCTATCCAAGGATTTGGGACTTAGAATCATGGGTCTTACCTTTTCGCCCATAAAGGGGGCAAAGGGCAATGTTGAATTTCTCATATATTTGGAAAAATCACACAGTGAAGACAACAATTACAATATAAAAGAATTAATTTCGGAAAGTTCGGAAATGTAG
- a CDS encoding DNA repair protein RecN (DNA repair protein RecN is thought to be DNA damage inducible and involved in recombinational processes. The N-terminal region of most of the bacterial RecN proteins sequenced to date contains an ATP/GTP binding domain within an SMC-like motif. SMC-like domains are involved in chromosomal scaffolding and segregation. It is possible that the function of RecN in homologous recombination is either structural or enzymatic or both. RecN may be involved in the proper positioning of the recombining segments of DNA, ensuring normal recombination; High confidence in function and specificity), protein MLLELTIKNFAIIEDIRVEFDDGLNVLTGETGSGKSIIIDALSIVLGERASKDIIKKGSEFAYIEAVFTNYDDDINKLLEEQGISSGDLIVISKDIRLNRPAMAKVNDRTVSNAVLNKITDRLIDIFAQNESASIMKTSNQKKLIDSFGSEEHKELLTRLSKNFDRLTALKNEYIQKNKSSEDKAREIDLLKYQVTEIEEAQLSSDDDENLENKYKLLFNASEVIKNINASIFALKSSYENSAAEDMIDSAISFLTTVQNYDTNITEELNELEDIRYRIKDLVHNLENYLSSIDYSEEKLYELENRINLVNSLKSKYGNTTDKIYSYLKEIKERLEFLENYDREMLSLKVKIEELESKSAIIAEEVSSNRREIAEAFQGKIKTELRDLNIKDADFKVRFTEKPLSHDGTDDLEFMLITNKGEDFKPLAKIVSGGEMSRVMLAFKSILAQREKIQTMVFDEIDSGISGVTAQIVGEKIKKLSENAQVIVISHLPQIVSIANSHYVIEKIEEEGRISSKINKLDRKERIQELARLIGGLNLTQTALKAAEEMLFKKEK, encoded by the coding sequence ATGCTTTTAGAATTAACCATAAAAAATTTTGCGATAATTGAAGATATCAGAGTTGAATTTGACGACGGTCTCAACGTATTGACAGGAGAAACCGGTTCGGGGAAATCCATAATCATCGACGCTCTTTCCATAGTGTTGGGCGAAAGAGCCAGCAAGGACATAATAAAAAAGGGCAGTGAATTTGCATATATTGAAGCGGTTTTCACAAATTATGATGACGATATAAATAAGTTATTGGAAGAGCAAGGCATATCCTCAGGAGATTTAATAGTAATATCCAAGGATATACGACTGAACAGACCCGCCATGGCGAAGGTAAACGACAGGACAGTATCCAATGCGGTATTAAACAAAATCACCGATAGATTAATAGACATCTTCGCTCAAAACGAAAGCGCCTCCATCATGAAGACATCCAATCAAAAAAAACTCATAGACTCCTTCGGCTCTGAAGAACACAAAGAACTTTTAACACGATTAAGCAAAAACTTTGACCGACTCACAGCTTTAAAAAATGAATATATTCAAAAAAATAAAAGTTCAGAGGACAAGGCGAGGGAAATAGACCTGCTCAAGTACCAGGTAACTGAAATCGAAGAAGCTCAATTAAGTTCCGACGATGACGAAAACCTTGAAAATAAATACAAACTTCTATTCAATGCATCTGAAGTAATAAAAAACATAAATGCATCGATTTTTGCATTAAAGAGCAGTTATGAAAATTCCGCCGCCGAAGACATGATCGACAGCGCCATATCCTTTTTAACCACTGTGCAAAACTACGATACAAACATTACAGAAGAATTAAATGAATTGGAAGACATCAGATACAGGATCAAAGATTTGGTACACAACTTGGAAAACTACCTGTCTTCCATAGATTACAGCGAAGAAAAATTATATGAACTTGAAAACAGGATAAATTTGGTAAACTCTTTAAAGAGCAAGTACGGAAATACGACGGATAAAATATACAGCTACTTAAAAGAAATAAAAGAAAGGCTTGAATTTCTTGAAAACTATGACCGAGAAATGCTCTCCTTAAAGGTAAAAATAGAAGAACTTGAAAGTAAATCCGCGATTATCGCAGAGGAAGTATCCTCAAACAGAAGAGAAATCGCCGAAGCCTTTCAAGGCAAAATAAAAACTGAACTGCGTGATTTAAATATTAAAGATGCGGATTTCAAAGTCCGATTTACTGAAAAACCTCTATCCCATGACGGAACGGACGATTTGGAATTTATGCTTATAACCAACAAGGGGGAGGACTTTAAACCTCTGGCGAAAATAGTATCCGGAGGAGAAATGAGCAGGGTGATGTTGGCCTTTAAAAGTATTTTAGCGCAAAGAGAAAAGATTCAAACAATGGTCTTCGATGAAATAGACAGCGGAATAAGCGGAGTGACAGCCCAAATTGTGGGAGAAAAAATAAAAAAACTGTCGGAAAATGCTCAAGTAATAGTAATATCTCATCTTCCGCAAATAGTATCCATTGCAAACTCACATTATGTGATTGAAAAAATAGAAGAAGAAGGCAGAATAAGTTCCAAGATAAACAAGCTTGACCGCAAGGAGAGAATACAGGAGCTGGCGAGGTTAATTGGAGGACTGAATTTAACACAGACCGCATTAAAAGCTGCAGAAGAAATGCTTTTTAAAAAGGAGAAGTGA